In one window of Prevotella sp. E13-17 DNA:
- a CDS encoding ParB/RepB/Spo0J family partition protein: protein MAVRKKYDRSVLGRGLDDIGNGRGLDALIDTSEVKTQGSSNLNEIPIEQIEPNPDQPRREFDETAMQELASSIATMGIIAPITLRQVAPDRYQIIAGERRWRASQQAGLTTIPAYIRTANDESVMELALVENIQREDLNAIEIALAYEHLAETSGMTQERISERVGKSRTAVTNYMRLLKLPAQIQMALKNREIDMGHARALLSLDSPSMQLKLFKEVLKNQYSVRKVEEMVQMLKNGEDVQGANRKIAAKAKLPAEYDAVKKRLTTFFQTKIQMTCSPTGKGKICIPFDNERDLERILKVLNAGH, encoded by the coding sequence ATGGCTGTAAGAAAGAAATATGACCGAAGTGTGCTTGGTCGCGGACTTGATGATATAGGTAATGGTCGCGGACTCGATGCACTCATTGATACAAGTGAGGTGAAAACTCAAGGTTCGTCAAACTTGAACGAGATTCCCATCGAACAAATCGAACCAAATCCTGATCAACCTCGACGTGAGTTTGATGAGACGGCTATGCAAGAACTGGCTTCAAGTATTGCAACCATGGGTATCATTGCGCCTATCACGTTGCGTCAGGTAGCCCCCGATCGCTACCAGATCATTGCCGGCGAACGCAGATGGAGGGCTTCGCAGCAGGCTGGACTTACTACGATACCTGCCTATATCCGCACGGCTAATGATGAAAGCGTGATGGAACTGGCACTCGTAGAGAATATACAGCGCGAGGATCTGAATGCCATTGAAATAGCCCTGGCTTATGAACACCTGGCAGAAACCAGCGGAATGACGCAAGAAAGGATTTCTGAGCGCGTGGGCAAGAGCCGTACGGCTGTGACTAACTATATGCGATTGCTGAAGTTGCCTGCCCAGATTCAAATGGCACTGAAGAACCGTGAAATCGACATGGGACATGCACGTGCTCTGTTGTCGCTCGATTCTCCTTCAATGCAGTTGAAGTTGTTTAAGGAAGTGCTGAAGAACCAATACTCGGTGAGAAAGGTAGAGGAGATGGTTCAGATGCTGAAGAATGGCGAAGATGTGCAGGGTGCCAACAGAAAGATTGCTGCCAAGGCTAAGCTGCCGGCAGAATATGATGCTGTGAAGAAACGTCTGACAACCTTCTTCCAGACAAAGATCCAAATGACATGTTCCCCCACGGGCAAA